The Streptomyces sp. RKAG293 genome includes a region encoding these proteins:
- a CDS encoding class F sortase, which produces MVIPSLGVDSSLLRLGLNTDQTVQVPPSDQGMTAGWYTNSAVPGQRGSSVVIGHNNTRHGKAVFHDLAKIKKGADIAVRGADGKTVHFTVTATQTVSKKTFPTQQVYAPTPTPTLRLITCDGSIDPQGHPVDNLIVYATLT; this is translated from the coding sequence GTGGTCATCCCCTCGCTCGGCGTGGACAGCTCCCTGCTGCGGCTCGGCCTCAACACCGACCAGACGGTCCAAGTCCCGCCGTCGGACCAGGGCATGACCGCCGGCTGGTACACGAACAGCGCGGTACCCGGCCAGCGTGGCTCGTCCGTCGTCATCGGCCACAACAACACCCGCCACGGCAAGGCCGTCTTCCACGATCTCGCGAAGATCAAGAAGGGCGCCGACATCGCCGTCCGCGGCGCCGACGGCAAAACCGTCCACTTCACCGTGACCGCCACCCAGACGGTCAGCAAGAAGACCTTCCCCACCCAGCAGGTCTACGCCCCCACCCCGACCCCCACCCTCCGCCTGATCACCTGCGACGGCTCGATAGACCCCCAGGGCCACCCCGTCGACAACCTCATCGTCTACGCAACCCTGACCTGA
- a CDS encoding GAP family protein, with protein sequence MVLDLVLIGVAITLGPLHNTAFILLLSAPGGVRKGLAFILAWLACLVAVIAAVILLTGGNPPTRNSNPSTAALALKLALGLGMVVYGEGKRRRDPKPRPAPKWMARLDGVSLWFAAALGFLLQPWAMVAAGGATVVQAHLSSIGSYLALMGYVLLATSSLLAMELYATFRPETAHVRLAALRSWVDGHQDQAIVALSLVIGLWLVGKSIYGLVG encoded by the coding sequence ATGGTGCTTGACCTGGTTTTGATCGGCGTGGCCATCACGCTGGGCCCGCTGCACAACACCGCGTTCATCCTGCTGCTGTCCGCACCGGGCGGGGTGCGCAAGGGGCTGGCGTTCATCCTGGCCTGGTTGGCCTGTCTGGTCGCGGTGATCGCCGCCGTGATCCTGCTGACCGGCGGCAACCCACCCACGCGCAACAGCAATCCCTCCACCGCCGCCCTGGCCCTCAAACTGGCGCTGGGTCTGGGCATGGTCGTCTACGGCGAAGGCAAGCGGCGCCGGGATCCCAAGCCGCGTCCCGCCCCCAAGTGGATGGCTCGGCTGGACGGCGTCTCGCTCTGGTTCGCCGCCGCGCTCGGCTTCCTGCTGCAGCCCTGGGCGATGGTCGCCGCCGGTGGTGCCACCGTCGTGCAGGCGCACCTGTCCTCGATCGGCTCCTACCTGGCACTGATGGGCTACGTGCTGCTGGCCACCTCCAGCCTGCTGGCCATGGAGCTCTACGCGACCTTCCGACCCGAAACCGCCCACGTGCGGCTGGCAGCCCTGCGTTCCTGGGTCGACGGGCACCAGGACCAGGCCATCGTCGCGTTGTCCCTGGTCATCGGCCTGTGGCTGGTCGGCAAAAGCATCTACGGGCTCGTCGGATGA
- a CDS encoding DUF6325 family protein produces MDEFNDLGPIDYLIIEFPNGDMGGEGLPLLVDLVDRGIIRIIDLSFVRKETDGSVVALTIADLDHDGVLELAVFEGAPSGLLSSEDVDEAGAVLEPGSAAGIIVYENLWAAPLASALRRSGAQMIAGGRIPLEDLVGALDAAGTSD; encoded by the coding sequence GTGGACGAGTTCAACGACCTGGGGCCGATCGACTACCTGATCATCGAGTTCCCCAACGGCGACATGGGCGGAGAGGGACTGCCCCTGCTGGTCGACCTGGTCGACCGCGGCATCATCCGCATCATCGACCTCTCCTTCGTGCGCAAGGAGACGGATGGCTCGGTGGTCGCACTGACCATCGCCGACCTCGACCACGACGGTGTCCTGGAGCTGGCCGTCTTCGAGGGCGCACCCTCCGGGCTGCTCAGCTCCGAGGACGTCGATGAGGCCGGCGCTGTCCTGGAACCCGGCAGTGCGGCGGGCATCATCGTCTACGAGAACCTCTGGGCCGCCCCGCTGGCCTCCGCGCTGCGCCGTTCCGGTGCCCAGATGATCGCCGGCGGGCGCATTCCCCTGGAGGACCTGGTCGGAGCTCTGGACGCCGCAGGGACCAGTGACTGA
- a CDS encoding SHOCT domain-containing protein, which yields MPRLLRTVARTAVVAGTATAVSNRVSRRQAGRWADQGAQQAPPVEPEPVAAPAPAPVAAPVAAAPATDMDSRIEQLKQLGGLRDQGVLSDEEFAAQKAKVLGL from the coding sequence ATGCCCCGCCTACTTCGTACGGTCGCCCGCACCGCGGTCGTCGCCGGAACAGCCACCGCCGTCTCGAACCGCGTGTCACGGCGCCAGGCCGGACGCTGGGCCGACCAGGGTGCCCAGCAGGCACCACCGGTCGAGCCCGAGCCCGTCGCCGCGCCCGCACCGGCCCCCGTCGCAGCCCCGGTGGCAGCCGCCCCCGCAACCGATATGGACAGCCGGATCGAACAGCTCAAACAGCTCGGCGGACTGCGGGACCAGGGCGTGCTGAGCGATGAGGAGTTCGCGGCACAGAAAGCCAAGGTCCTCGGCTTGTAG
- a CDS encoding alpha/beta hydrolase, which yields MYSKSPLRIPAIALAVAGLLLSGCSSGGPGHSAAASTTASSLGPLPSAGDADLAPYYAQKLNWHSCGVPGFECATMKAPLDYAHPVAADDLKLAVARKKAAGPGARLGSLLVNPGGPGGSAIDYLQYAALGFPAPVTSRYDMAAIDPRGVARSEPVECLTDAQMDAFTAVDTTPDDATETSELVTADTGFAASCAKRSAKLLGHVSTVESARDMDILRALLDDDKLSYVGKSYGTFLGATYAGLFPQRVGRLVLDGAMDPAVSALDSSRTQAGGFETAFTAFANDCVKHTDCALGTKSADDAGHRLDDLFRSLDAKPLPTGQARPLTEALGTTGVISAMYDEGSWPTLRAALAKAQQGDGAGLLKLSDEYYERDSSGKYSNLMFANAAVNCLDLPPALSSPADVARALPSFRSTSPHFGTGLAWASLICGYWTVPATGKPQRIEAKGAAPILVVGTIRDPATPYSWAESLASQLSSGHLLTYNGDGHTAYGRGSDCIDTAVNLYLLEGTTPPKNKKCD from the coding sequence ATGTACTCCAAGAGCCCGCTCCGTATCCCCGCCATCGCCCTCGCGGTGGCGGGCCTGCTCCTCTCCGGATGCAGCAGCGGGGGCCCGGGCCACAGCGCCGCCGCCTCCACCACCGCCAGCTCGCTCGGACCGCTCCCGTCGGCCGGTGACGCCGACCTGGCGCCGTACTACGCGCAGAAGCTGAACTGGCACTCGTGCGGTGTCCCCGGTTTCGAGTGCGCGACGATGAAGGCCCCGCTGGACTACGCGCACCCCGTCGCGGCCGACGATCTGAAGCTCGCCGTCGCCCGTAAGAAGGCCGCGGGTCCCGGCGCGCGCCTCGGCTCGCTCCTGGTCAACCCCGGCGGTCCCGGCGGCTCGGCCATCGACTATCTGCAGTACGCGGCGCTCGGCTTCCCCGCACCGGTCACCTCCCGCTACGACATGGCCGCCATCGACCCGCGCGGCGTCGCCCGCAGCGAGCCCGTCGAGTGCCTCACCGACGCGCAGATGGATGCCTTCACCGCCGTCGACACGACCCCCGACGACGCCACCGAGACCAGCGAGCTCGTCACCGCCGACACCGGTTTCGCGGCCAGCTGCGCGAAGCGCTCCGCCAAGCTCCTCGGCCATGTCTCCACGGTCGAATCGGCCCGTGACATGGACATCCTGCGGGCCCTGCTCGACGACGACAAGCTCAGCTACGTCGGCAAGTCGTACGGCACCTTCCTCGGTGCCACCTACGCCGGGCTGTTCCCGCAGCGCGTCGGCCGGCTGGTCCTCGACGGCGCGATGGACCCCGCGGTCTCCGCCCTCGACAGCAGCCGCACCCAGGCCGGCGGCTTCGAGACCGCCTTCACCGCCTTCGCGAACGACTGCGTCAAGCACACCGACTGCGCCCTGGGCACGAAGAGCGCGGACGACGCCGGGCACCGCCTCGACGACCTCTTCCGCTCCCTCGACGCCAAACCGCTCCCCACCGGCCAGGCCCGCCCGCTCACCGAGGCGCTCGGCACCACCGGCGTGATCTCCGCCATGTACGACGAGGGCTCCTGGCCGACACTGCGCGCCGCCCTGGCCAAGGCCCAGCAGGGCGACGGCGCCGGCCTCCTCAAGCTCTCCGACGAGTACTACGAGCGCGACAGCAGCGGCAAGTACTCGAACCTCATGTTCGCCAACGCCGCCGTCAACTGCCTCGACCTCCCCCCGGCCCTCTCCTCCCCGGCCGACGTCGCGCGCGCCCTCCCGTCCTTCCGCTCCACCTCCCCGCACTTCGGCACGGGCCTGGCCTGGGCCAGCCTGATCTGCGGCTACTGGACGGTCCCGGCCACCGGCAAGCCCCAGCGCATCGAAGCCAAGGGCGCGGCCCCGATCCTCGTCGTCGGCACCATCCGCGACCCGGCCACCCCGTACTCCTGGGCCGAGTCCCTCGCCTCCCAGCTCTCCTCCGGCCACCTCCTCACCTACAACGGCGACGGCCACACCGCCTACGGCCGCGGTTCCGACTGCATCGACACCGCCGTGAACCTCTACCTCCTCGAAGGCACCACCCCGCCCAAGAACAAAAAGTGCGACTGA
- a CDS encoding DNA polymerase III subunit delta' — translation MAVWDDLVGQDAVTAQLSAAARDADALVTATSAGAKGAALPTASKMTHAWLFTGPPGSGRSTAARAFAAALQCTSPDRALGGVPGCGFCDGCHTTLIGTHADVEIVRTDLLSIGVKDTRDLVRRAAMSPAGGRWQVIVLEDADRLTEGAGNVLLKAVEEPAPRTVWLLCAPSVEDALPTIRSRCRLLSLRTPSVEAVADVLVRRDGVDPELASTAARATQGHIGRARRLATDEQARARRATVLRVPLRVDDVGGCLKAAQELVDAASDDAKQVAVDVDGKETEELRAALGASAGAGSRMPRGTAGAMKDLADRQKRRSTRTQRDTLDLALIDLAGFYRDVLAVQVGSKVGIANVEARDAIERIAASSRPENSLRRIESILACRQALERNVAPLLAVEAMTLSLRAG, via the coding sequence ATGGCGGTGTGGGACGACCTGGTCGGCCAGGACGCGGTGACGGCGCAGCTGTCCGCGGCCGCGCGGGACGCCGATGCCCTGGTGACGGCCACGTCGGCGGGCGCGAAGGGCGCGGCGCTGCCGACCGCGTCCAAGATGACGCACGCCTGGCTGTTCACCGGCCCGCCCGGCTCCGGCCGCTCCACCGCGGCCCGCGCCTTCGCGGCGGCGCTGCAGTGCACGAGCCCGGACCGGGCGCTGGGCGGGGTGCCGGGCTGCGGGTTCTGCGACGGCTGCCACACGACGCTGATCGGGACGCACGCGGACGTCGAGATCGTCCGGACGGATCTGCTGTCGATCGGCGTGAAGGACACCCGTGACCTGGTGCGGCGGGCGGCCATGTCGCCGGCGGGCGGCCGGTGGCAGGTGATCGTCCTGGAGGACGCCGACCGCCTCACCGAAGGAGCGGGGAACGTGCTCCTGAAGGCGGTCGAGGAGCCCGCGCCCCGGACCGTCTGGCTGCTGTGCGCGCCCTCGGTCGAGGACGCGCTGCCGACCATCCGCTCCCGGTGCCGGCTGCTGAGTCTGCGGACCCCGTCCGTGGAAGCGGTCGCCGACGTCCTGGTGCGGCGCGACGGGGTCGACCCCGAGCTGGCCTCCACGGCCGCCCGGGCGACACAGGGCCACATCGGCCGGGCCCGCCGGCTCGCCACCGACGAGCAGGCGCGGGCGCGGCGGGCGACCGTGCTGCGGGTGCCGCTGCGGGTGGACGATGTGGGCGGGTGTCTGAAGGCCGCGCAGGAGCTGGTGGACGCGGCCTCGGACGACGCCAAGCAGGTCGCCGTGGACGTTGACGGCAAGGAGACCGAGGAGCTGCGGGCCGCGCTCGGGGCGTCGGCGGGCGCCGGCAGCCGGATGCCGCGCGGCACGGCGGGCGCCATGAAGGACCTCGCGGACCGCCAGAAGCGCAGATCGACCCGAACCCAGCGGGACACCCTGGACCTCGCCCTCATCGACCTGGCCGGGTTCTACCGGGACGTGCTCGCGGTACAGGTCGGCTCGAAGGTCGGCATCGCGAACGTCGAGGCGCGCGACGCGATCGAGCGCATCGCGGCCTCCTCCCGCCCGGAGAACTCGCTGCGCCGGATCGAGTCGATCCTCGCCTGCCGGCAGGCACTGGAACGGAACGTCGCGCCGCTGCTGGCGGTGGAGGCGATGACGCTGTCGCTGCGGGCGGGCTGA
- a CDS encoding asparagine synthase-related protein, protein MRWLVGWSSAAAGSLPGTAARTVLPVGAQLLWGDPDPLWAVGDWRPDEVRVIHADPAGASYQGGSSYSGSGSGSGTGAAYGSGSGSGYGSNGYGNNGYGGGSSGRGTGTGYQGSNGYGDSNGSTYGGGHGSGYGSSHPAIARIAILGRCHASDAQLRVGLFAARGGALRHLTAWPGSYTAVLQLGRRITILGDLAGARPVFHTRWAGGTAFATAALPLADLTEAGLDVTHLAATLACPDSPEALGDGTPYIGVRRVPPGHALILRDGVPEISGYEATASLAVGNQTSASDTEAAITGVRDALVDAVRARLAQPRFIPEAGEAPSPGIGADLSGGSASATLALLAAGLPGMPGTPLGHGSSAGQRLLAVTFNDLAGGGLQSRDAELERARAMAADPRLHHVVVPGGTEALPYAELGSGPLTDEPGPSLITAERHRRRLAAGGADHLVGHGARQVLDAHPARLADLLLDRHRRHMLRPVAALATADGPTGRSVLVPFTVYRAARRLARTPYQQGVQDAAARLLRRDFGYGSGSSAASGNGFGPGSSSGDAGPGAALNASLAALAWVRPGPAARWLTGEALAEVSVRLQEAAARPGPVERPGDRRARAALARHAADHRVFEQAVEVRSQRLHAPFLDNQVVRACRALPEALRVQPGARVSVLRAVLAGSGIRELPPGWGANSHVSTAAAFRTGLRSSVDDLIELFDTPLLADAGLVEARVVRQALRAAADGEALPLDGLGELVATEVWLRRLLARRGSCWTGADAPEQRAVAGGVRRLTM, encoded by the coding sequence ATGCGGTGGTTGGTGGGGTGGAGCAGTGCCGCCGCGGGGTCACTCCCGGGCACTGCGGCCCGTACGGTCCTCCCGGTTGGCGCGCAACTCCTGTGGGGCGACCCGGATCCGCTGTGGGCGGTCGGTGACTGGCGTCCGGACGAGGTCCGCGTGATCCACGCCGACCCGGCCGGCGCCTCCTACCAGGGCGGCAGCAGCTATTCCGGTTCTGGTTCCGGGTCCGGTACGGGTGCCGCCTACGGAAGCGGCTCCGGAAGCGGCTACGGAAGCAACGGGTACGGGAACAACGGTTACGGCGGCGGCAGCAGCGGCCGCGGCACCGGAACCGGCTACCAGGGTTCCAACGGCTACGGCGACAGCAACGGCAGTACCTACGGCGGCGGTCACGGCAGCGGCTACGGCAGCAGCCACCCCGCCATCGCCCGGATCGCCATCCTCGGCCGCTGCCACGCCAGCGACGCCCAACTGCGCGTCGGCCTCTTCGCCGCCCGCGGCGGCGCCCTGCGCCACCTCACCGCATGGCCCGGCAGTTACACCGCCGTCCTCCAACTCGGCCGCCGGATCACGATCCTGGGCGACCTCGCCGGCGCCCGGCCGGTCTTCCACACCCGCTGGGCGGGCGGTACGGCCTTCGCGACGGCCGCTCTCCCGCTCGCCGACCTCACCGAGGCGGGGCTGGACGTCACCCACCTCGCCGCCACCCTCGCCTGCCCGGACTCGCCCGAGGCGCTCGGCGACGGGACGCCGTACATCGGCGTCCGCCGCGTGCCGCCGGGCCACGCCCTCATCCTGCGCGACGGCGTCCCCGAGATCAGCGGCTACGAGGCGACCGCGTCGCTCGCCGTCGGCAACCAGACCTCCGCCTCCGACACCGAGGCGGCGATCACCGGGGTCCGCGACGCCCTCGTCGACGCCGTACGGGCCCGGCTCGCCCAGCCGCGCTTCATCCCCGAGGCCGGCGAGGCCCCGTCCCCCGGCATCGGCGCCGACCTGTCCGGAGGCAGCGCCTCCGCCACCCTCGCGCTGCTCGCCGCCGGACTGCCCGGCATGCCCGGCACCCCGCTCGGCCACGGATCCTCGGCCGGGCAGCGGCTGCTGGCCGTCACCTTCAACGATCTGGCGGGCGGCGGACTGCAGTCCCGCGACGCCGAACTCGAACGGGCCAGGGCCATGGCCGCCGACCCCCGGCTGCACCACGTGGTGGTGCCCGGCGGCACCGAGGCGCTCCCGTACGCCGAGCTCGGCTCGGGCCCGCTCACCGACGAGCCGGGCCCGTCCCTCATCACCGCGGAGCGCCACCGCCGCCGGCTCGCCGCGGGCGGCGCCGACCACCTCGTGGGGCACGGCGCCCGCCAGGTCCTCGACGCGCACCCGGCACGCCTCGCCGACCTGCTCCTGGACCGGCACCGCCGGCACATGCTGCGACCGGTGGCCGCGCTCGCCACGGCTGACGGCCCGACCGGCCGTTCCGTCCTCGTCCCCTTCACCGTCTACCGCGCCGCCCGGCGGCTGGCCCGTACGCCCTACCAGCAGGGCGTGCAGGACGCCGCGGCCCGGCTGTTGCGGCGCGACTTCGGCTACGGATCCGGCTCGTCCGCGGCCTCCGGCAACGGCTTCGGTCCCGGCTCGAGCTCCGGTGACGCGGGGCCGGGCGCCGCGCTCAACGCCTCCCTCGCCGCGCTGGCCTGGGTGCGGCCGGGCCCGGCCGCCCGCTGGCTGACCGGCGAGGCCCTCGCCGAAGTATCGGTTCGCCTCCAGGAGGCGGCGGCCCGGCCGGGACCGGTGGAACGTCCGGGCGACCGGCGCGCGCGAGCCGCGCTGGCCCGGCACGCCGCCGACCACCGCGTCTTCGAGCAGGCCGTCGAGGTGCGCAGCCAGCGGCTGCACGCCCCCTTCCTCGACAACCAGGTCGTCCGCGCCTGCCGGGCGCTGCCCGAGGCGCTGCGCGTGCAGCCCGGGGCGCGGGTCTCGGTGCTGCGGGCGGTCCTGGCCGGCTCGGGGATCCGGGAGCTGCCGCCGGGCTGGGGCGCCAACTCCCACGTCTCGACCGCCGCCGCGTTCCGCACCGGGCTGCGGTCCTCCGTCGACGACCTCATCGAACTGTTCGACACGCCGCTGCTCGCCGACGCCGGGCTCGTCGAGGCCCGCGTCGTCCGCCAGGCCCTGCGGGCCGCCGCCGACGGCGAGGCGCTCCCGCTGGACGGGCTCGGCGAGCTCGTCGCGACGGAGGTCTGGCTGCGCCGGCTGCTGGCCCGCCGCGGATCCTGCTGGACCGGGGCGGACGCTCCGGAGCAGCGCGCTGTGGCGGGCGGGGTGCGCCGGCTGACGATGTGA
- a CDS encoding MFS transporter, translated as MNKEHRGPNEKLGTLLALAAISNAGLARRVNDLGAQRGLTLRYDKTSVARWVSKGMVPQGAAPHLIAAAIGSKLGRPVPLHEIGLADADPAPEVGLAFPRDVGEAVKSATDLWRLDLAGRRGPGGTGIWQSLAGSFAVSAYVTPASRWLITPADALVARDAPAPGTAHVGHSDVAKLREAADDARRWDSKYGGGDWRSGMVPECLRVEAAPLLLGSYSDEVGRSLFGATAELTRLAGWMAFDTGQQEAAQRYYIQALRLARAAADVPLGGYVLASMSLQATYRNFADEGVDLAQAALERNRGLATARTMSFFQLVEARAHAKAGEAAACATSLAAAESWLERSRDGDADPAWLGFYSYDRLAADAAECYRDLRVPRQVQRFTEQALARPTEEYVRSHGLRLVVSAVAELESGNLDAACAAGTKAVEVAGRISSARTTEYVRDLLHRLEPYGNEPRVVELRERARPLLAAPA; from the coding sequence GTGAACAAGGAACATCGCGGGCCGAACGAAAAACTCGGCACCCTGCTCGCCCTGGCCGCCATCAGTAACGCGGGCCTCGCCCGCCGGGTCAACGACCTGGGCGCGCAACGGGGCCTGACCCTCCGCTACGACAAGACCTCGGTGGCCCGCTGGGTCAGCAAGGGCATGGTGCCGCAGGGCGCCGCACCGCACCTCATCGCCGCGGCCATAGGCAGCAAGCTCGGCCGTCCCGTCCCGCTGCACGAGATCGGGCTCGCGGACGCCGATCCGGCGCCCGAGGTCGGGCTCGCCTTCCCGCGCGACGTCGGCGAGGCGGTGAAGTCCGCCACCGACCTGTGGCGGCTCGACCTGGCCGGCCGCCGCGGTCCCGGCGGCACCGGCATCTGGCAGAGCCTGGCGGGCTCCTTCGCGGTCAGCGCGTACGTGACCCCCGCCTCGCGCTGGCTGATCACCCCCGCCGACGCCCTGGTGGCCCGTGACGCCCCCGCGCCCGGCACCGCCCACGTCGGGCACTCGGACGTGGCGAAGCTGCGCGAGGCCGCGGACGACGCCCGCCGCTGGGACTCGAAGTACGGCGGCGGCGACTGGCGCTCCGGCATGGTCCCCGAATGCCTGCGGGTCGAGGCGGCGCCGCTGCTGCTCGGCTCGTACAGCGACGAGGTCGGCCGCTCGCTCTTCGGCGCCACCGCGGAACTCACCCGGCTCGCCGGCTGGATGGCCTTCGACACCGGCCAGCAGGAGGCCGCGCAGCGCTACTACATCCAGGCCCTGCGGCTGGCCCGCGCGGCGGCCGACGTCCCCCTGGGCGGCTACGTCCTGGCGTCGATGTCCCTGCAGGCCACGTACCGGAACTTCGCCGACGAGGGCGTCGACCTCGCCCAGGCCGCCCTGGAACGCAACCGCGGTCTGGCCACCGCCCGCACGATGAGCTTCTTCCAGCTCGTCGAGGCCCGCGCCCACGCCAAGGCCGGCGAAGCCGCCGCGTGCGCCACGTCCCTCGCGGCGGCCGAGTCCTGGCTGGAGCGCTCCCGGGACGGCGACGCCGATCCCGCCTGGCTCGGCTTCTACTCCTACGACCGGCTCGCCGCCGACGCCGCCGAGTGCTACCGCGACCTGCGGGTACCCCGCCAGGTGCAGCGTTTCACCGAACAGGCGCTGGCCCGGCCCACGGAGGAGTACGTCCGCTCGCACGGACTGCGCCTCGTCGTGTCGGCCGTCGCCGAACTCGAGTCGGGGAACCTGGACGCCGCCTGCGCCGCGGGGACCAAGGCCGTCGAGGTCGCCGGCCGCATCTCGTCGGCGCGCACCACGGAGTACGTCCGCGATCTGCTGCACCGGCTGGAGCCGTACGGCAACGAACCGCGGGTCGTCGAGCTGCGGGAACGGGCCCGGCCGCTGCTGGCGGCGCCGGCGTGA
- the lhgO gene encoding L-2-hydroxyglutarate oxidase: protein MGPYADDVNDVVVIGAGIVGLSTAYALTRAAPGTRVTVLEKEPGPARHQTGRNSGVIHSGIYYPPGSLKARYALQGSAEMAKFCAEHDIAHEITGKLIVATERDELPRLHALVQRGREHGIAVRELGPAQIQEYEPQAAGLAAIHVGSTGICDYGAVAATMARLATDAGARIQYGAEVRAITRTRGSGPDGTGIVVESTTGEIRTKTLVNCAGLHCDRVARLAGDKPGMRIVPFRGEYYELKPSRTGLVRGLVYPVPDPAFPFLGVHLTRDVHGGVHLGPNAVPAMAREGYHRRTFRARDLAEVAGYPGTWRIARRHWRYEIGEIHRSLSKRAFTAAAQRLLPALRPSDLIPAPSGVRAQAVLRDGTLVDDFLFGGSGPFVHVLNAPSPAATASLPIGREVARRALSALATLQTA, encoded by the coding sequence ATGGGACCGTACGCCGATGATGTGAACGATGTCGTCGTCATCGGGGCGGGCATCGTCGGCCTGTCCACGGCCTACGCGCTGACCCGTGCGGCGCCGGGCACGCGGGTGACGGTCCTGGAGAAGGAGCCCGGCCCGGCCCGGCACCAGACCGGCCGCAACAGCGGAGTGATCCACAGCGGGATCTACTACCCCCCGGGGTCGCTCAAGGCGCGCTACGCCCTCCAGGGCTCCGCCGAGATGGCGAAGTTCTGCGCGGAGCACGACATCGCGCACGAGATCACCGGCAAGCTCATCGTCGCGACGGAGCGGGACGAGCTGCCCCGGCTGCATGCCCTGGTCCAGCGCGGCCGGGAGCACGGCATCGCGGTGCGCGAGCTGGGCCCCGCCCAGATCCAGGAGTACGAACCGCAGGCGGCCGGCCTGGCCGCCATCCACGTCGGCTCCACCGGCATCTGCGACTACGGCGCGGTGGCCGCGACCATGGCCCGGCTCGCCACCGACGCGGGCGCCAGGATCCAGTACGGCGCCGAGGTCCGCGCGATCACCCGGACCCGCGGCTCCGGGCCGGACGGCACCGGGATCGTCGTCGAGTCCACCACCGGCGAGATCCGTACGAAGACCCTCGTGAACTGCGCGGGTCTGCACTGCGACCGCGTGGCCCGCCTCGCGGGCGACAAGCCCGGGATGCGCATCGTCCCCTTCCGCGGCGAGTACTACGAGCTGAAGCCGTCCCGTACCGGCCTCGTCCGCGGTCTGGTCTACCCGGTCCCCGACCCGGCCTTCCCCTTCCTCGGCGTCCACCTCACCCGGGATGTGCACGGCGGGGTGCACCTCGGCCCCAACGCGGTCCCGGCGATGGCCCGCGAGGGCTACCACCGCCGCACGTTCCGCGCCCGGGACCTGGCGGAGGTCGCCGGCTACCCCGGCACGTGGCGGATCGCCCGCCGTCACTGGCGGTACGAGATCGGCGAGATCCACCGCTCGCTGTCCAAGCGCGCCTTCACCGCCGCCGCGCAGCGCCTGCTGCCCGCGCTCCGCCCGTCCGACCTGATACCGGCGCCCTCCGGGGTCCGCGCCCAGGCGGTGCTCCGTGACGGCACCCTCGTCGACGATTTCCTGTTCGGCGGCTCAGGCCCCTTCGTCCACGTCCTCAACGCGCCCTCGCCGGCCGCGACGGCGTCCCTCCCGATCGGGCGCGAAGTGGCCCGCCGGGCCCTGTCGGCGCTGGCCACCCTGCAGACGGCGTAG
- the trmB gene encoding tRNA (guanosine(46)-N7)-methyltransferase TrmB, protein MSSSPTPPSTPAAESLVPAAHAEPVAVAIPAAAAEPAAPAAAPASGRPLAQPVTRPAARPAARPAKFPDGPAPDPAGSREEHRIRTFHARRGRVTDAQAGALERHWAEWGVELDGSPLDLGKLFGDPGLPIVLEIGFGMGDATARMAADDPATGILAVDVHTPGQGNLLNLADQYGLTNVRVANGDAIVLLRDMLPPESLSGLRIYFPDPWPKAKHHKRRMIQPEFLALVAPLLRPGATLHCATDWEPYAEQMLEVLSGSQDFTNQYGDGYAPRPDFRPMTKFERQGLAKDHIVHDLLFTRR, encoded by the coding sequence GTGTCTAGTTCACCCACGCCCCCCAGCACCCCCGCGGCCGAGTCCCTGGTTCCTGCCGCGCACGCCGAGCCCGTCGCCGTGGCCATACCGGCCGCGGCCGCCGAGCCCGCGGCTCCGGCCGCGGCACCTGCCTCCGGTCGGCCCCTCGCCCAGCCCGTCACCCGGCCCGCCGCCCGCCCCGCCGCCCGGCCCGCGAAGTTCCCCGACGGTCCGGCGCCGGACCCGGCGGGCTCGCGTGAGGAGCACCGCATCCGGACGTTCCACGCCCGCCGCGGCCGGGTGACCGACGCGCAGGCCGGCGCGCTGGAGCGGCACTGGGCGGAATGGGGTGTGGAGCTGGACGGCTCCCCCCTCGACCTGGGCAAGCTCTTCGGGGACCCGGGCCTGCCGATCGTCCTGGAGATCGGTTTCGGGATGGGTGACGCCACCGCGCGGATGGCCGCCGACGACCCGGCCACCGGCATTCTGGCCGTCGACGTGCACACCCCCGGCCAGGGCAATCTGCTCAATCTGGCCGACCAGTACGGCCTGACGAACGTCCGGGTCGCCAACGGCGACGCGATCGTGCTGCTCCGCGACATGCTCCCGCCCGAGTCCCTCTCGGGTCTGCGGATCTACTTCCCGGACCCGTGGCCCAAGGCCAAGCACCACAAGCGCCGGATGATCCAGCCCGAGTTCCTGGCGCTGGTGGCGCCGCTCCTCCGCCCCGGCGCGACCCTGCACTGCGCGACCGACTGGGAACCGTATGCGGAACAGATGCTGGAGGTGCTATCCGGCAGCCAGGACTTCACCAACCAGTACGGCGACGGCTACGCCCCCCGTCCCGATTTCCGCCCCATGACCAAGTTCGAGCGCCAGGGACTGGCCAAGGACCACATCGTCCACGACCTGCTGTTCACGCGCCGCTAA